The Deinococcus sp. Leaf326 genomic sequence CTTTGACTTGCGCCTGGAGGGCAAAAGTTTTCCACAGGCTTACTGTGGAAAACCTTGTTTGCCTGTGGAAAACCTGTGGATAAGTGGGGTAGTTATCCACAGGGGATTTTGCCTGTGGACAAGTGGGGTAGTTATCCACAAATCTATCCACAGAAAACGGCTACTTATCCACAGGTTTTTGAGGTTATCCACAACTTTATCCACAGATTGTGAAACTCGGCACACGTTTTTGGAACGGGATTTGGAACTTATTTCGGCCCAAGCAAAGTCATGGGGTGTCATTATGTCAGTTTTCGGGATCCGGTTCGAGCTGAACCGCTCGCCGCAGAGTGGCCACCGTATCTCGCAGGACCGAGTCCTTGACGATCTGGTCCCCGACTTTGCTGATGGCGTGCATGACGGTCGAGTGGTCGCGCCCGAAGAATTGTCCGATCTCCGGCAGCGAGTGGTCGGTGAGGTCGCGGATGAGATACTGCGCGACCTGCCTGGGCAAGACCACCTCCCGTGCCCGTCCGGAGCCGCGCACCACGTCAGGAGTCAGGCCGTAATGCGATGCGACGAGCCGCAGTACGTCGATCATCTCGACTTTGACTTCCTGCGGCGCGAAAACGTTGGACAGGGCCTTGGCCGCCACCATGCGCGAAAAGGGCACGTTGTTGAGGCTGGAAAAGGCTACCACCCGCATTAGGGCGCCCTCGAGCTCGCGGATGTTGCTCGTGACCTGCCGGGCGATCAGTTCCAGGATGTCCTGGGGAATGTTGATGCCGCCCTGCTCGGCGTTCATCTTCAGGATCGCCACGCGCGTCTCAAATTCCGGCGACTGGATATCGGTGATCAAACCCCACTCGAAGCGGCTACGCAGGCGGCCCTCGAGCGTCTGGATGTCCTTGGGGGGCCGGTCGCTGCTCAGGATGATCTGTTTGTGGCTCTCGTAGAGCGCGTTGAAGGTGTGGAAGAACTCCTCCTGCGTGCGTTCCTTGCCGGCCAGAAACTGGATATCGTCCACGAGCAGCAGGTCAACCGAGCGGTAGCGGTTGCGAAACTGCGTGGTCTTGTCCTCGCGGATCGCGTTGATGAGCTCGTTGGTAAAGGTCTCGGTCGAGACGTATTCGATGCGTTTGTCGGGAAACCGCTCGGCGATGTAGTGGCCCACCGCGTGCATGAGGTGGGTCTTGCCCAGCCCTACGTCTCCGTAGATGAACAGCGGGTTGTAGGCCCGGCCCGGCGACTCGGCTACGGCGAGCGCCGCCGCGTGCGCGAGGTTGTTGTTGGGCCCCACCACGAAATTCTCGAAGGTGTACTTGGGATTCAGGCTCTTGCGGTTGTCACCTAGCGTGGGGACCAGGGCACTCGCCGCTGCGCGACTTCCACCCGGTACGGGCGGCGGCGGCGGCGGGTCGCTGTGCAGCAGCAGAGCGTCTTGCGACGCCGGCAGCACCTGAAAGCTCACCTGGGGATTTTGCGCGCCCAGCGAGCGCAGGGCGTCTTCGAGCAGTTCCTGGTAATGCTTGCGGAACCATTCCTGCGCGAAGGAGTTGCGGACGCCCAGCACGAGCGACCCCTCCTGCACACCCAGATTCTTGACCGGCTCCAGCCAGGTCTTGTATTCGACCTCGGAGATGTTTTTGCGGACGTAGGCCAGCACGTCCGTCCAGATTTCCTGCGAGATAAAGGGCACCTCCCGGTCTGCAATTCTGCGTGCCCAGCATACCACCCGCCCCCAGCCGCTCCGGAGAGAAGAGAGAAGAAGGCCGCGCTGGGCCGCTCTTTGCCCCTATGCTGCCTGCATGAAAGTCCGCCTGACGAGCCGGGGCCTGCGCGCGCGCCTCGATGACCTGGAACTCGCCGCCCTGAACCGGGGCGAAGTGCTGGAGGTGGCGGCTGCGTGGCCTGGCGGCGGCTGGCAACTGCTGCTCGACCCTCGGACCACAGGACTTTCGGGCTCCGGCGGAGAACTGCGCGTGGGTGTGCACGACCTGCTGGCCGCCCTGAACGATCCGGCCCTGGAAGGGGTGCGGGTGGACGGTCCCCCCCATGTGGACATCGAGAAGGACTTCGGGCCGCAGCACGGCTGAGCAGGACGGACCCTGGCCGGGCCTCTTCAGGCCGGGCGGTCTAGAAGCCGGGGCGAGCCTCAACAGCCCTTCATGCCGTGCCGGTCCTTTCCGGTCCCTGGCCGCACATTCTGGGGTCATGACCAGTGACGGAACGACGGCGACGGGCGGCCTGACCGGTATCACCGCGGACACCCCCGGGCAGGAGGCCAAGGCCGGGCGCGAGGGGATCGACTCGATTCTGACTACCAAAGACGAGGTGCTGGACGCCGACGGCACCCCGGTCGAGAAAACGGCCCGTCTGAGCGAGGTTAAGCACGCCAGCGGAGCCGAGGCGGTCAAGGAGGCCGACACGGCGGGCGAGCAGGGCCTCGTGACCCGCGCGGGCGTGACCGGCACGGGCGACGAGTGACGCCTGCCTAGCGCCGCGCCCAGCGCCCGCCCGTTTCCTCGGCCAAGCCCAGGAGCTGGAGCATGACCAGGGCCGTTTGCAGCTCGGGAAGGGGCAGGCGGGTCTGAGCTTGAAGGTCGTCGAGGGTGGTGGGCGTCCCCAGAGCTGTCAGTACCCGCAGTTGCTCAGGGGGCAGGTCGGGTAGAGACGCGGCCTCCACGGTCCCCCATCCCAGCTCGTCGAGGATGTCCTGGGCTGACTCGGTCAGGACCGCGCCCTCGCGCAGCAGGCGGTGGGGTCCGGCGGCGCGGGGGTCTCCGGCCCGGCCCGGTACGGCGAACACGGTTCGCCCACACTCCAGCGCGTGCGTCGCGGTGATCATGGACCCCGACTTCAGCTCGCCTTCCACGATCAGTGAGCCGGCGCTCAGGGCCGCGATGAGGCGGTTGCGGGTCGGAAAGTGGTGCTGAGCGGGAGGCGTCCCCAGGGGGTACTCGCTGACCAGCGTGAGCTGCCGCGACAGAGGCACATTCTCGCTGGGGTAGATGTGGTTGACCGCGCTGCCCAGGACCGCCACGCTGAGGCCGCCCGCCTCCATCGCCGCCGAGTGCGCCTCGGTATCCACGCCGCGCGCCAGCCCGCTGACGACGACCACTCCCGCCCGCGCGAGGTCGGCTGCGATCTGGCGGGTGAGCGACCGGGCATGAGGGCTGACCGCCCGGGTGCCCACGACGCCCACGGCGCGGGGCACCGCCGGAAACTCGGGCCACTCGCCGCGGACCCAAAGCACGGCCGGCGGGTCGCCGAGGGCCTCCAGAGCCTCCGGGTAGTCCGCCAGACCCCGGCCGAGCAGTCTCACGCCGGCTCCGGCGACCTTCTCCAGTTCGGCCTGGGCCAGTTCGGCCGCCCCACTGCTCCCGATGGCCGCAAGGCTGCGGGAGTCTAGCCCCGGTACGGTTCGCAGTTGGGCCAGGGGAGCGTACAGGGCGGCGTGCGCCGTGCCGAAGTGCCGGCGCAGGCTCTCTATGCGCCGGGGACCGAGATGCGGCGTGAAGCGCAGGGTGAGCAGCGCGAGCAGTTCGGCCCCGTCCGGGTCCACTCCGGACGGGGAAAGGGCGGCGGGGCGGGTCATCCCCTGAGGGTAGGGGGAAGCGCCTCACGGGTTTCTTCCGGTGCGCCCTCAGCCACCAGCTCGTCGCCTGCTTCGCCGTCGTCCTCGTCGCCCAGGGCCGCGCCGGGCACGGTCAGCACGAACTGCGCGCCCCCGCCGGGGGGATTGCTCCCCGACAGCGACCCGCCGTGCATCACCGCGATCTGGCGCGAGACGCTCAGGCCCAGGCCCGAACTGCCCGCCCCGCTCACGAAGGGGTCGAAGATGCGCTCGCCCAGTTCGGTCGGCAGGCCCGGGCCGGTGTCGCGCACGGTGAAGCGAACCTCTTCGGGCGTCTCAGCCAGTGTCAACGTCACGGTGCCCTGAGGCCCAGCAGCCCGCCGCGCGTTGGCGAGCAGGTTGCGCAGTGCCTGGGTCAATCGGTCGGGGTCGCACAGGATTCCGGCATGCCAGTCGCCCACAAAGGTCGTGCCGGGCACCAGCCGGTCGAGGCGGCCCTGGAGGGTCCGGGCGGGGATGTAGTGCCATGCCAACCGCATCTCCAGCTGCCCACGGGCCATCTGCATGAGGTCCTGGGTCGTGAAGGTCAGTTCGTCGGCCACCAGTGCGGCGCGCAGCACCTCGGGGTCGCCGGTGCGGTCGCCGGCCCGCGACAGCGAGGCCCGCAGCACGGTCAGGGGCGCGCCGAGCTCATGGACAATCTGGCCCAGGAGCTGCTTTTCGCGCGCCTGCCCGGCCTCGATCCGTACGAGTAGGCGGTTGATGGCCGCGAGCAGGCGGTGGACCTCGTCCTCGCGCCGGGGCAGCGGCAGGGTGGCGAGGCTGCGCGTCGGGTCGATGCGGTCGGCGAGGTCGGCCGCCTGCCCCAGCCCGGCCAGCGCCCGGCGACCCCCCCACCAGCCCAGCAGCAGCATGAGCAGCGGGGTCACGGCCAGTGCCAGCAGCAGGGCGCTCACGGCGCTTGTGCGGGCCGCGCGCACATCTTCCTCGGGCAGGGCGACCCAGACGGTTCCGAAGTCGCCTGCCCGCCGGGTCGCGGCACGCATGGGAATTCCCTGGATCTCCAGGGGCCGCTGGTTCAGATACGGAAAGGGCTGGCCGCGCTTGAGCTGCTGTCCGGTCGCCACCTGAAGCGCCTGACTGATGGCCTGGATGTTGCCGCTCTGGTCCAGAATCGCCGTGTAGCCGCTCGTGGGCTGCGCCGGTTTGCCCAGGTTGGTCTGCGGGTTCTCGAACCGCTCGGCGATGACCTCGGCGCGCTCGTTGAGCCGCTGCTGAAACTGCCGGTCCATCTGACCCAGCAGGTACAGCACCATGCCTACCCCAATCACCGTGACAATCATCAGGGTGGCCAGGGTATAAACGAGGGCCAGCCGGAAACGCAGGCTGTGGCGCCACGCCACCCGCGCCGAGTACAACCCGGCGCCGGGCGTCATCACCCGCGTGCGCGCCCGGGCGGGCCTCCCCGATTCTTCCGGTTCAGGTCCGGGCGTCGTCACGTCCCCCTCAGACCTGGAGGACGTAGCCGACGTTGCGGATGGTCCGGATTCTCAGGTCCGACCCGGCGCTTTCGAGCTTCTTGCGAAGCTGCGAGATCCGGACCTCGACCGAGTTGCTGTTGGGGGTCTCCCAGCCGTACAGGTGCGACTCGATGTCGGCGCGCGAGAAGACCCGCTCGGGCGTGCGCATCATGAGTTCCAGGATGCGTGCCTCGTGCTCGGTGAGGTTCACATTCTTGTCGTTCACGGTCAGCAGCAGGCTGCTCGTGGACAGACTGGTGTTGCCCAGATTCACGCCGGTCCCGGCGGCGGTGCGCCGCAGCAGCGCGGTGATGCGCGCGTCGAGTTCGGGCATGGCGAAGGGCTTGGTGAGGTAGTCGTCGGCCCCGGCGTTCAGGCCCGCGACCCGTTCCTGCACCCCGCTGCGCGCCGAGAGCACGAGCACCGGCGTCGAGCTGTACTGCCGCAGCGCCTGTACAAGGTCGAGGCCGTCACCGTCGGGCAGGTTCAGGTCGAGCAGGATGAGCTGGGCGCTGTGTGTCCCGAGCCAGGCCTGGGCGTCTTTAAGGGTGACGGAGTGGTGCACCTGATAGTCGGCCGAGAGGTATTCCTTGAGCAGCGGTCCGAGGTGCGGGTCGTCCTCGACGACGAGAATCTGCGCGAGCATATCGGTCTCCTTTGGTCGGGGTCGTGCGGGATGGGCGCGGCAGAGGGCGGCCCCAGCGTGAAGTCGGGCCGGGAAGGGAGCCCGGGTTCAGCGCGTGGCGCGCAGCAGCAGCTCCATGGGGCTGCCGCTCTGGCCGGTGGTCTGAAGCGACACCGTCAATTTGAAGGGTTGCAGGAAGCGTCCCAGTGAAGTGCCGGTTGCCGGAACGCTCATACTCCGGACGTTGGCGGAGGCGGTGCCCACCTTGGCACTCGGGGCCGCATCGGAATTCAGGAACAGCTGGCCGCCGCGCATCGCGCCGTCGTAGCTGCTCTTGAGACCGGGAAACAGGCCGCGCGACTTCTCGTCGTCGCTCTGTGAGAACAGCACCACGACGGGGCCTTCGTAGTCGGCCACGAGTTTCACGTTGAACTTGCCGCCGCTGCTCTCGCCGTACCCGAGCGAGGTCTGCAGCTCCGGGTCCCGGACCGTCAGCTTCAGCCCCAGTGCCGGGGGGCACAGGGCGAGCAGCGCGCTCAGAAGCAGGAGGGGGCGTTTCATCATCGTCGAGTCTATCCAATCCTTGAGAGAGTCTTCTGGGCCGGGGCCGACATTGCCGGCCGCCGAGATTCACGCACCATAGCCCCCTAAGCTGACGCCCCCTTGATGAGAACCTTTGTCTTCTTTAGAAACGGCGGCGGCCCGCCTGGAAGGGACGGGCCGCCGGAAAGAGAGGGGATGAGGGCTCAGCGCGCGATATCCACCGCGCGGCTCTCGCGCACGACCGTCACCTGCACCTGACCGGGGTATTCCATGTCCTGCTCGACCCGCGCGGCGATCTCGCGGGCGAGGAGTGTGGCCTGGGCGTCGGTGACCTTCTCGGGCTGCACGACCACGCGGACCTCGCGCCCGGCCTGGATGGCGTAGGCCTGCTGCACGCCGGGAAACGACACCGCGATCTGTTCGAGCTGTTCGAGGCGGCGCACGTAGGACTCGAGTTCCTCGCGCCGCGCGCCGGGCCGCGCCGCGCTGATGGCGTCAGCGGCGGCGACGAGCACCGAGTACAGCGTCTCGCCGTTCTCGGGGTCGTGGTGGTGGGCAATGGCGTCGATGACGGCCGGACCCTCGCCGAAGCGCTTGGCGAGGTTGATGCCGATCTCGACGTGGGTGCCGTCAATCTCGCGGTCGATGCTCTTGCCCACGTCGTGCAGCAGCCCAGCGCGGCGCGCCAGCGCCTCGTCCAGCCCCAGTTCGGCCGCCATGATGCCGGTGAGGTGCGCGACCTGCACACTGTGTTTCAGGACGTTCTGCTGGTAGGAGCTGCGGAAATACATGCGCCCCAGCAGCTGCACCAGCCCCGGCTTGAGGCCCACCACGCCCGACTCGATGGCCGCTTCCTCGCCCTGGCCGTGGATGAAGGTCTTCATCTCCTCCTGGGCCTTGTGGACCATCTCCTCGATGCGGGTGGGGTGGATGCGGCCGTCGGCGACCAGCGCGTCGAGAACGTGCTTGGCGACCTCACGCCGCACCGGGTTGAAGCTCGAGAGGATCACGGCTTCGGGCGTGTCGTCGATGATGAGGTCCACGCCGGTCAGGGCCTCGAAGGCGCGAATGTTGCGGCCCTCGCGTCCGATCAGGCGGCCCTTCATGGCGTCGCTGGGAATGGGCACCACCGACACGCTCATCTGCGCGCTCGTCTCCGAGGCGCTGCGCTGGATGGCCTGGGCGATGATGCTGCGCGCGCTGCGGCGGGCCTCCTGCGCGGCGCGGTCGGTCATCGCCTTGACGCGGATGGCCTTTTCCTCCTCGAGTTCGGCGTCGAGCCGTGTGAGGATCTGCTCGCGGGCGGCCTCCGTACTCAGGGCGGCAATCTCGTAGAGGCGGTGGTCGGCCTGCTTCAGGCGGCCCTGCACCTCGGCCTCCTGGGCCTGCACGCCGCGCAGCCCGGCTTCCAGGCGCTCTTCGAGGGTGTCGAGCTTGTCGCTGCGGGCGTCGAGCTGCTCGGCGCGGCGGCCCAGGCGCTCGATCTCGCGGCCCAGGTCCTCGCGTTCGCGGCGGGTCTGCTGGCGGTCGGCGGCGAGCGACTCGCGCGCGGCGGCGGCGTCCTGCTTGGCCTGGGCGCGGTCCTGCTCGACCTGGGTGCGCAGCGCGGCGATCTGGTCGCGGGCGGCGGCGAACTGCGCGGTCTGCTCGCTCAATCCGCTTTCGCGGTCGGCGGCGTCCTGCAGGCGTTTCTCGGCCTCCTGCAGGCGCCGGGCGGCGTCTTGCCGGGTCTGCTCGGCCTCGGCGTGTAGCGTGCGGGCGTGGTCTTCGGCCTGCGCGCGGATCCGCTGCGCCTCGGCCTGGGCCTCCCGCTCCAGACGGTCGTCGCGTTCGGCCTGCTGCTTGAGGCCGGTGGACCGCCAGGCGAAATAACCCAGGGCTAGCCCCAGCGCCAGTGCCAGAATCACGTACAGCATGGTCATGGCTCAGCTCCTTGAGGGAAAAAGGGAAAGGAAAACGGAACAGCGCGGGCTGCGCGTGGCCGGAGGGCGGGGAAGCCGTCGGCCTGGACCGGCGGAGCTTCCCGGCGCCCTCCTGCCACACGTCGGAAGAGAAGGGTGCTGAACGCCGCCTGAAAGGGCGTGAAACCTGGGGGGACGTTCACCCGGCAGTCTAGCGGCAACGCGGCCTGGGCGGCGTGTTCCTGCGGACCTCCCCGGCGCGTTTGGGCAGGTCGGACGGCGGCGGGCGGGCCTGCGCGGGCGGGTGATACAACTCGGTCATGACCTCCTCGCCTCCTGTTTCCGGAACGGTGGGCCGCGCCGTGCGCGCCGCCGTGCGGGACGTGCCCGCCTATCCCTTTACGCCCCTGGACGTGCCCATCAAGCTCGACCAGAACGAAAATCCCTACGATTTCCCGGAGGAGCTGAAGGCCGAGGCCCTGCGCCGCATGGCCGCGCGCCCCTGGAACCGTTACCCCGACCTGCACGCCGACACCCTGCGGGACGCCGTGGCGCGCTACGAGGACTGGGACCCGGCGGGCGTGGTCGTGACCCCCGGCAGCAACGTGCTCATCAAGCTCCTGACCGAGCTGGCGGGCATCGGTCAGACCGTCCTCACCGTGAACCCCACCTTCAGCGTCTATACCCTGGAAGCCGAGCTGCTGGGCGCGCGGCTGGTCCAGATGTCCCTGAACCCCGACTTCTCGTTGCCGGTTGCGGAGCTGCGCGCGGCACTAACGCGCGAGGAGCCGGGCGTGCTGTACCTCACGCAGCCGCACGCGCCGACTGGCCACGTGGACGCTGAGGCCGACGTGCGCGTCCTGACCGAAGCTGCCGAGGCGGCGGGCTGGGTCGTGGTGCTCGACGAGGCGTACCACCAGTACAGCCGCACCGACTACCGCGACCTCGTGCGCGGGGGGCCGGCCCGCCTGAGCCTGCGGACCTTCAGCAAGGCCTGGGGGCTGGCGGGCGTGCGGGTGGGCTACCTGCTCGCCTCGCCCGAACTGGCCGCGAACCTGCAAAAACTGGTGTCGGCCTTCAACGTGAATCTGCTGGCCCAGGCCGCCCTGGAAGTGGCGCTGGAGCAGCCCGGCTACGTTCATGACCGGGTGGCCGAGGGTATCCGCGAGCGAGACCGGGTCTTCGGGGCTCTGGCGGATCACCCGACCTGCGAGGCGTTGCCCAGTCAGGCCAACTTCTTTTTGCTGCGGACCCCGGACGCCGACGCGGCCTACCGCCACCTGTTGTCGCGCGGCATCGTGGTGCGCCGGCAGGACAGGCTGCATCTGCTCGCGGGCTGCCTCCGCGTCGCCGTCGGCACGCCGGCAGAGAACGACGCATTGATCGCCGCCGTGAACGAACTGCGCTGAGCTGGGGGAGCACGGCTGGAGAAGCGGGGCGGGTCACGGTGCGCCCCGGCCCGGCTGCGCTAGCCTCGCATCCGCCGTGTCCGACCCCTTCATCGCCCCGCCCGACTTCGCGCCCCGCAGCCCGCTGGTGCGCGACTGTACGGCGTGCGGGGCCTGCTGCTCGGCCCCCGACATCCACGCGCTGGGCAAACCGCTGGGCGTGCCCTGTGTCCACCTGAACGCGGCGCCGAACGGCCCCTGCCTGTGCACCGTATACGCGGCGCGCCCCGGCGTGTGCCGCAGCTACGCGCCCGACTGGGTGTGCGGCGAGGTCGCGCCCCTGCCCACCCTGGAGGCGCGTGTCCTGCGCTTCCTGGAGATCTACGCCCTGGAAGGTGAAGTGGGCCGCCGCGCCTGGGTGGGGGCGGCCCCCTCCGGCCGCTAGCCGCTCAGCACCACCCGCGCGAACTTGTCCTTGCCCTTCTGGATGACGGCCCCGGCGGCAATCTGCGCGCGGCTGAGGCTGCCGTGCGGGTCGGTGAAGGTCTCGCCGTTGAGTTTCAGGCCCCGGTTCTGGATGAGCTTGCGGGCCGCGCCGTTGCTGGGTTCCAGGCCCGCGAGGACCACCAGCCTGACCAGGCTCACGCGGTC encodes the following:
- a CDS encoding HAMP domain-containing sensor histidine kinase → MTPGAGLYSARVAWRHSLRFRLALVYTLATLMIVTVIGVGMVLYLLGQMDRQFQQRLNERAEVIAERFENPQTNLGKPAQPTSGYTAILDQSGNIQAISQALQVATGQQLKRGQPFPYLNQRPLEIQGIPMRAATRRAGDFGTVWVALPEEDVRAARTSAVSALLLALAVTPLLMLLLGWWGGRRALAGLGQAADLADRIDPTRSLATLPLPRREDEVHRLLAAINRLLVRIEAGQAREKQLLGQIVHELGAPLTVLRASLSRAGDRTGDPEVLRAALVADELTFTTQDLMQMARGQLEMRLAWHYIPARTLQGRLDRLVPGTTFVGDWHAGILCDPDRLTQALRNLLANARRAAGPQGTVTLTLAETPEEVRFTVRDTGPGLPTELGERIFDPFVSGAGSSGLGLSVSRQIAVMHGGSLSGSNPPGGGAQFVLTVPGAALGDEDDGEAGDELVAEGAPEETREALPPTLRG
- a CDS encoding response regulator transcription factor, whose translation is MLAQILVVEDDPHLGPLLKEYLSADYQVHHSVTLKDAQAWLGTHSAQLILLDLNLPDGDGLDLVQALRQYSSTPVLVLSARSGVQERVAGLNAGADDYLTKPFAMPELDARITALLRRTAAGTGVNLGNTSLSTSSLLLTVNDKNVNLTEHEARILELMMRTPERVFSRADIESHLYGWETPNSNSVEVRISQLRKKLESAGSDLRIRTIRNVGYVLQV
- the dprA gene encoding DNA-processing protein DprA; amino-acid sequence: MTRPAALSPSGVDPDGAELLALLTLRFTPHLGPRRIESLRRHFGTAHAALYAPLAQLRTVPGLDSRSLAAIGSSGAAELAQAELEKVAGAGVRLLGRGLADYPEALEALGDPPAVLWVRGEWPEFPAVPRAVGVVGTRAVSPHARSLTRQIAADLARAGVVVVSGLARGVDTEAHSAAMEAGGLSVAVLGSAVNHIYPSENVPLSRQLTLVSEYPLGTPPAQHHFPTRNRLIAALSAGSLIVEGELKSGSMITATHALECGRTVFAVPGRAGDPRAAGPHRLLREGAVLTESAQDILDELGWGTVEAASLPDLPPEQLRVLTALGTPTTLDDLQAQTRLPLPELQTALVMLQLLGLAEETGGRWARR
- a CDS encoding histidinol-phosphate transaminase, whose product is MTSSPPVSGTVGRAVRAAVRDVPAYPFTPLDVPIKLDQNENPYDFPEELKAEALRRMAARPWNRYPDLHADTLRDAVARYEDWDPAGVVVTPGSNVLIKLLTELAGIGQTVLTVNPTFSVYTLEAELLGARLVQMSLNPDFSLPVAELRAALTREEPGVLYLTQPHAPTGHVDAEADVRVLTEAAEAAGWVVVLDEAYHQYSRTDYRDLVRGGPARLSLRTFSKAWGLAGVRVGYLLASPELAANLQKLVSAFNVNLLAQAALEVALEQPGYVHDRVAEGIRERDRVFGALADHPTCEALPSQANFFLLRTPDADAAYRHLLSRGIVVRRQDRLHLLAGCLRVAVGTPAENDALIAAVNELR
- the dnaA gene encoding chromosomal replication initiator protein DnaA, which encodes MSQEIWTDVLAYVRKNISEVEYKTWLEPVKNLGVQEGSLVLGVRNSFAQEWFRKHYQELLEDALRSLGAQNPQVSFQVLPASQDALLLHSDPPPPPPVPGGSRAAASALVPTLGDNRKSLNPKYTFENFVVGPNNNLAHAAALAVAESPGRAYNPLFIYGDVGLGKTHLMHAVGHYIAERFPDKRIEYVSTETFTNELINAIREDKTTQFRNRYRSVDLLLVDDIQFLAGKERTQEEFFHTFNALYESHKQIILSSDRPPKDIQTLEGRLRSRFEWGLITDIQSPEFETRVAILKMNAEQGGINIPQDILELIARQVTSNIRELEGALMRVVAFSSLNNVPFSRMVAAKALSNVFAPQEVKVEMIDVLRLVASHYGLTPDVVRGSGRAREVVLPRQVAQYLIRDLTDHSLPEIGQFFGRDHSTVMHAISKVGDQIVKDSVLRDTVATLRRAVQLEPDPEN
- the rny gene encoding ribonuclease Y, which codes for MTMLYVILALALGLALGYFAWRSTGLKQQAERDDRLEREAQAEAQRIRAQAEDHARTLHAEAEQTRQDAARRLQEAEKRLQDAADRESGLSEQTAQFAAARDQIAALRTQVEQDRAQAKQDAAAARESLAADRQQTRREREDLGREIERLGRRAEQLDARSDKLDTLEERLEAGLRGVQAQEAEVQGRLKQADHRLYEIAALSTEAAREQILTRLDAELEEEKAIRVKAMTDRAAQEARRSARSIIAQAIQRSASETSAQMSVSVVPIPSDAMKGRLIGREGRNIRAFEALTGVDLIIDDTPEAVILSSFNPVRREVAKHVLDALVADGRIHPTRIEEMVHKAQEEMKTFIHGQGEEAAIESGVVGLKPGLVQLLGRMYFRSSYQQNVLKHSVQVAHLTGIMAAELGLDEALARRAGLLHDVGKSIDREIDGTHVEIGINLAKRFGEGPAVIDAIAHHHDPENGETLYSVLVAAADAISAARPGARREELESYVRRLEQLEQIAVSFPGVQQAYAIQAGREVRVVVQPEKVTDAQATLLAREIAARVEQDMEYPGQVQVTVVRESRAVDIAR
- a CDS encoding YkgJ family cysteine cluster protein → MSDPFIAPPDFAPRSPLVRDCTACGACCSAPDIHALGKPLGVPCVHLNAAPNGPCLCTVYAARPGVCRSYAPDWVCGEVAPLPTLEARVLRFLEIYALEGEVGRRAWVGAAPSGR